GGAAAGTACTTTACGTATGGTTCGATGCGCCCATCGGCTATATTTCTTCCACCCGGGAATGGGCCCGGCGGGAAGGCGCGGATTGGGAAATCTGGTGGAAGGACCCCGGTACCCGGCTGCTGCACTTTATCGGGAAGGACAACATTGTCTTCCACTGCATTATCTTCCCTTCCATGCTCAAGGCCCATGGAGATTTCATCCTGCCCGAAAATGTACCGGCTAACGAATTCCTGAACCTGGAGGGGCAGAAGCTCTCCACTTCCAAAAACTGGGCGGTCTGGCTGCACGAGTACCTGGAGGAGTTCCCGGATATGCAGGATGTGCTCCGGTATGCGCTCACCGCAAATGCCCCGGAGACCAAGGACAACGACTTTACCTGGAAGGATTTCCAGGCCCGGAACAACAACGAGCTCGTAGCGATTTTCGGGAACTTTATCAACCGGGTGGCCGTACTGACGGATAAATACAAAGGCGGCCAGGTGCCCGCCCTGCAAAACCTCAGCGAAAACGACCGCAATACCCTGCATGCGATGCGGGCCTATCCCGCCCGGATTGCAGACTGCCTGGACCGGTTCCGGTTCCGTGAAGGCTCCCAGGAGTTGATGAACCTGGCACGCCTGGGCAATAAATACCTGGCGGACGAAGAGCCCTGGAAGGTGATCAAGGAAGACCCGGACCGGGTGGGCACCATCCTGGGGGTCGGGCTGCAGGTAGCGGCTGCCCTGGCCGTGCTCTGCGAACCCTTCCTCCCGTTTACCGCCGGACGGCTGCGGGAGATCCTGAATCTGGGCGCACTGGATTCCCCCCTGGAGTGGGAAGCCGTATCCCGGGAGGCAGTGTTGCTTCCCGCCGGGCACGCCATCGGGGAAACCCGCCTGTTGTTCCGAAAAATAGAAGACGCAGAAATCGAAAAACAACTGCAAAAACTACACGAGACGAAAAAACAGAACGAAATGGACAATTCTTCCGTAACCCCGCAAAAAGACACCATCCAGTACGACGATTTCACGAAACTCGACCTGCGCGTGGGCACCATCCTCGAAGCCGAGAAAATGCCGAAGGCGGACAAGCTCATCGTGATGAAAGTGGATACGGGTATCGATACGCGGACCATCGTTTCGGGGATTGCCAAGCAATTTGCGCCTGAAGACCTCGTCGGGAAACAGGTAACCGTGCTGGTGAACCTGGCCCCCCGGCCGTTGCGCGGGGTGGAGAGCCAGGGGATGATCCTGCTCGCTGAGGATGCGGAGGGCAACCTCGTGTTCC
This genomic window from Robiginitalea biformata HTCC2501 contains:
- the metG gene encoding methionine--tRNA ligase, with the protein product MSDAKGSFERTTITAALPYTNGPIHIGHLAGVYVPADIYSRYLRLRGEEVLFVCGSDEHGVAIPMKAGREGISPKELIDKYDALIRESFEAFGIAFDNYSRTSAPIHRETASAFFTKLHDQGDFEEQVTDQLFDPEAGQFLADRFVVGTCPKCGHTEAYGDQCENCGSSLNATDLIDPRSAISGAQPVLKQTRHWFLPLDRYEGFLRTWILDGHKNDWKPNVYGQCKSWIDEGLKPRAVTRDLEWGIPVPLEGAEGKVLYVWFDAPIGYISSTREWARREGADWEIWWKDPGTRLLHFIGKDNIVFHCIIFPSMLKAHGDFILPENVPANEFLNLEGQKLSTSKNWAVWLHEYLEEFPDMQDVLRYALTANAPETKDNDFTWKDFQARNNNELVAIFGNFINRVAVLTDKYKGGQVPALQNLSENDRNTLHAMRAYPARIADCLDRFRFREGSQELMNLARLGNKYLADEEPWKVIKEDPDRVGTILGVGLQVAAALAVLCEPFLPFTAGRLREILNLGALDSPLEWEAVSREAVLLPAGHAIGETRLLFRKIEDAEIEKQLQKLHETKKQNEMDNSSVTPQKDTIQYDDFTKLDLRVGTILEAEKMPKADKLIVMKVDTGIDTRTIVSGIAKQFAPEDLVGKQVTVLVNLAPRPLRGVESQGMILLAEDAEGNLVFLTPEQALANGSVIS